Part of the Sphingobacterium sp. LZ7M1 genome, CAGTTGGAGTAATCTACATGTTGAAATTAGGACACATGGTTGATGATAAGATGCACGCACGTTCAATTGGACCATACTCGTTGATTACTCAACAACCATTAGGTGGTAAGGCACAGTTCGGTGGTCAGCGTTTCGGTGAGATGGAGGTTTGGGCGTTAGAGGCATTCGGTGCATCCAACATCCTACAAGAGATCTTGACCGTTAAATCTGATGATGTAGTAGGTCGTGCGAAAACTTACGAGGCAATCGTAAAAGGAAACAACCTGCCAACTCCATCGGTACCAGAATCGTTCAACGTATTGGTACACGAGCTACGCGGATTAGGTTTAGATATCACATTAGATTAATCAAGCAAATTGAGCTTAAGAAGGTGCATAACCTTCTTAAGCTTTCACATACAGCTTTAACTTTTTACTAAGTATGTCTTACAAAAAAGATAACAAAATCAAAAGTAACTTTACATCGATTACGATCAGCTTAGCTTCTCCAGAAACTATTTTGGAGCGTTCAAGTGGTGAGGTTACTAAACCAGAAACTATCAACTACCGTACTTATAAACCAGAACGTGATGGTCTATTCTGTGAGCGTATTTTCGGTCCAGTAAAAGACTACGAATGTCACTGTGGTAAGTACAAGCGTATCCGTTATAAAGGGATCGTTTGTGACCGTTGTGGTGTTGAAGTTACAGAGAAGAAAGTACGTCGTGAGCGTATGGGACACATCAACTTGGTGGTTCCGGTTGCTCATATCTGGTACTTCCGCTCTCTACCTAACAAAATTGGTTATTTATTAGGCCTTCCAACGAAGAAGTTGGATATGATCATCTACTACGAAAGATACGTGGTTATCCAAGCTGGTATCAAAGAAGAAGATGGTATTTCATACATGGATTTCTTGACAGAAGAGGAATATCTAGATATCTTGGATACCCTTCCAAAAGAAAACCAATATTTGGATGACAACGATCCTCAGAAATTCATCGCTAAGATGGGTGCAGAGGCATTGGAAGATTTGTTGAAACGTCTAGACTTAGACCAATTGTCATACGATCTTCGTCACCAAGCAGCGAACGAAACTTCCCAGCAACGTAAGAACGAGGCGTTGAAACGTCTTCACGTTGTTGAGGCTTTCCGTGGTGCTAATGATCATATCGAAAACCGTCCGGAATGGATGATCGTTAAGATCGTACCTATTATTCCACCAGAGTTACGTCCTTTAGTTCCTTTGGATGGTGGTCGTTTTGCGACTTCAGACTTAAATGACCTTTACCGTCGTGTAATTATCCGTAACAATCGTTTGAAGCGTTTGATCGAGATCAAAGCTCCAGAGGTAATCTTACGTAACGAGAAACGTATGCTTCAAGAAGCTGTTGACTCGTTATTCGATAACTCACGTAAGGTAAATGCTGTTAAGACTGAAGGTAACCGTGCTTTAAAATCTTTATCGGATATCCTTAAAGGTAAGCAAGGTCGTTTCCGTCAGAACTTATTAGGTAAGCGTGTTGACTACTCGGCTCGTTCGGTAATCGTCGTTGGTCCTCACTTGAAATTACACGAGTGTGGTCTTCCTAAAGATATGGCTGCTGAGCTTTACAAACCGTTTATCATCCGTAAGATGATCGAAAGAGGAATCGTAAAGACAGTTAAGTCAGCGAAGAAAATTGTAGATCGCAAAGATCCAGTAGTATGGGATATCCTTGAGAACGTATTGAAAGGTCACCCAGTATTACTAAACCGTGCACCTACGCTTCACCGTTTGGGTATTCAGGCTTTCCAACCAACCTTAGTTGAGGGTAAAGCGATCCAATTACACCCATTAGTGTGTACAGCGTTCAACGCCGATTTCGACGGTGACCAGATGGCAGTTCACTTACCATTAGGTAATGCTGCAATTTTGGAAGCCCAAATCTTGATGTTGGCAGCACACAACATTCTTAACCCTGCAAACGGTTCACCAGTTACAGTACCATCTCAAGACATGGTATTGGGTCTTTACTACATTACCAAAGGCCGTAAGACTGATGACAACCTGGTGATGAAAGGTGAAGGAAGTACTTTCTATTCAGCAGAAGAGGTAATCATTGCCTTGAACGAAGCAAAAGTAGATCTTCACTCCTTTATCAAGGTTAAAGCTCGCGTTAAGACCAAAGAAGGAGAGTTCAAAGATCAAATCATTGAAACGACTGTAGGTCGTGTGATCTTCAACCAAATCGTTCCAGAAGAGGTAGGATACATCAATGAACTATTGACTAAGAAGTCACTTCGTAATGTCATTGGAGAGATCGTGAAGAACACGGGTATGGCTCGTGCAGCGAAATTCTTGGATGACATGAAAGAGTTAGGATTCCAAACAGCATTCAAAGGTGGTCTATCGTTCAACCTTCAAGATTTGAACATCCCTGCTGCGAAAGCTGATTTGATCACTCAAGCTACAAACGAAGTTGAAGAAGTAATGAACAACTATAACATGGGTTTCATTACGAACAACGAACGTTATAACCAAATCATCGATATCTGGACACGTATCAACAACAAGTTGACAGCGCACGTTATGGATATCCTTTCGAACGACAATCAAGGTTTCAACTCAGTATACATGATGTTGGATTCAGGAGCTCGTGGATCGAAAGAGCAGATCCGTCAGTTATGCGGTATGCGTGGTTTGATGGCGAAACCTCAGAAATCTGGTACTTCAGGTGGTGAGATTATTGAAAACCCGATCCTTTCAAACTTCAAAGAAGGTTTGTCGGTATTGGAGTACTTTATCTCTACCCACGGTGCTCGTAAAGGTCTTGCCGATACAGCGTTGAAAACAGCCGATGCGGGTTACTTAACCCGTCGTTTACATGATGTTGCTCAGGATATGATTGTTGTTGAGCAAGACTGTAACGGTTTACGCGGTATCTATACTACAGCGCTTAAGGATAATGATGATATCGTTGAACCATTGTACGACCGTATTTTAGGACGTACGCCATTGAACGATGTTGTTCATCCTGAGACAAACGAATTGATCGTTGCTGCAAATGATGATATCACTGAAGAAGTTGCTGAGGCAATCGAGAATGCAGGAATTGAAGGAGTTGAAATCCGTTCTGTATTAACTTGTGAGTCTAAGCGAGGAGTTTGTGCATGTTGTTACGGACGTAACTTAGCGTCAGGTAAACGTGTTCAATTGGGTGAAGCTGTTGGTGTAATTGCTGCTCAGTCAATCGGTGAGCCAGGTACACAGTTGACACTTCGTACATTCCACGTCGGTGGTACGGCATCTAACATTGCTGCTGAATCTTCGATCATTGCTAAATACGATGGTAAAATCGAATTTGAGAACGTTCGTACAGTAGAAAAAGAAGGTGAATTTGGTCCTTACCAAGTTGTATTGGGTCGTTCAGGAGAGATTAAAGTTGTAAATGACGATAAGAAAGTCCTTTACCAACAAATTATCCCTTACGGATCGAACCTATACGTGAAAGAAGGAGAGAAAGTGGAAAAAGGAACCAAGTTGGTAGACTGGGATCCATACAACGCTGTAATTATCTCTGAATTTGCAGGTAAGGTAGAATTCGATGCGATTATCGAAGGTATTACTTACCGTGAGGAATCTGATGAGCAAACTGGACACAAAGAGAAAGTGATCATCGAGACTCGTGATAAGACTAAAAACCCGACGATCAAAGTATTGGATAACAAAGGCGAAATCATCCGTTCATACAACATTCCAGTAGGAGCACACGTTTCGGTATCTGATGGCCAAAAAGTGAAAGAAGGTGCGATTTTAGTTAAGATCCCTCGTTCTACAGGTAAGACCCGAGATATTACGGGTGGTCTTCCTCGTGTAACGGAGTTGTTCGAGGCTCGTAATCCTTCAAACCCAGCGGTTGTTACTGAAATCGACGGTGTTGTAACTTTAGGTGGTGTTAAACGTGGTAACCGTGAGATTTCGATCGAGTCCCGTGACGGACAAGTGAAGAAATACCTAGTTCCACTTTCTAAACACATCTTGGTACAGGATAATGACTTTATCAAAGCGGGTATGCCACTTTCAGACGGTCAGATTTCCCCTTCGGATATCTTATCGATCAAAGGTCCTTCTGCAGTACAGGAATACATTGTAAATGGTATCCAAGAGGTTTACCGTCTACAAGGTGTGAAAATCAACGATAAGCACTTCGAAACCATCGTTCACCAAATGATGCAGAAAGTGAATATCGAAGATCCAGGAGATACTCGTTTCTTAGAAAAAGAAGCTGTAAACAAATGGGATTTCATGGAAGAAAACGATTCACTTTACGACAAGAAAGTGGTTGTAGATGCTGGTGATTCTAAATCATTGCGTCCAGGACAGATCGTAAACCTTCGTAAATT contains:
- the rpoC gene encoding DNA-directed RNA polymerase subunit beta', producing MSYKKDNKIKSNFTSITISLASPETILERSSGEVTKPETINYRTYKPERDGLFCERIFGPVKDYECHCGKYKRIRYKGIVCDRCGVEVTEKKVRRERMGHINLVVPVAHIWYFRSLPNKIGYLLGLPTKKLDMIIYYERYVVIQAGIKEEDGISYMDFLTEEEYLDILDTLPKENQYLDDNDPQKFIAKMGAEALEDLLKRLDLDQLSYDLRHQAANETSQQRKNEALKRLHVVEAFRGANDHIENRPEWMIVKIVPIIPPELRPLVPLDGGRFATSDLNDLYRRVIIRNNRLKRLIEIKAPEVILRNEKRMLQEAVDSLFDNSRKVNAVKTEGNRALKSLSDILKGKQGRFRQNLLGKRVDYSARSVIVVGPHLKLHECGLPKDMAAELYKPFIIRKMIERGIVKTVKSAKKIVDRKDPVVWDILENVLKGHPVLLNRAPTLHRLGIQAFQPTLVEGKAIQLHPLVCTAFNADFDGDQMAVHLPLGNAAILEAQILMLAAHNILNPANGSPVTVPSQDMVLGLYYITKGRKTDDNLVMKGEGSTFYSAEEVIIALNEAKVDLHSFIKVKARVKTKEGEFKDQIIETTVGRVIFNQIVPEEVGYINELLTKKSLRNVIGEIVKNTGMARAAKFLDDMKELGFQTAFKGGLSFNLQDLNIPAAKADLITQATNEVEEVMNNYNMGFITNNERYNQIIDIWTRINNKLTAHVMDILSNDNQGFNSVYMMLDSGARGSKEQIRQLCGMRGLMAKPQKSGTSGGEIIENPILSNFKEGLSVLEYFISTHGARKGLADTALKTADAGYLTRRLHDVAQDMIVVEQDCNGLRGIYTTALKDNDDIVEPLYDRILGRTPLNDVVHPETNELIVAANDDITEEVAEAIENAGIEGVEIRSVLTCESKRGVCACCYGRNLASGKRVQLGEAVGVIAAQSIGEPGTQLTLRTFHVGGTASNIAAESSIIAKYDGKIEFENVRTVEKEGEFGPYQVVLGRSGEIKVVNDDKKVLYQQIIPYGSNLYVKEGEKVEKGTKLVDWDPYNAVIISEFAGKVEFDAIIEGITYREESDEQTGHKEKVIIETRDKTKNPTIKVLDNKGEIIRSYNIPVGAHVSVSDGQKVKEGAILVKIPRSTGKTRDITGGLPRVTELFEARNPSNPAVVTEIDGVVTLGGVKRGNREISIESRDGQVKKYLVPLSKHILVQDNDFIKAGMPLSDGQISPSDILSIKGPSAVQEYIVNGIQEVYRLQGVKINDKHFETIVHQMMQKVNIEDPGDTRFLEKEAVNKWDFMEENDSLYDKKVVVDAGDSKSLRPGQIVNLRKLREENSSLKRQDLKLVEVRDAIPATSSPLLQGITRASLGTKSFISAASFQETTKVLNEAAIAGKRDNLLGLKENVIVGHLIPSGTGLRQYSNIIVGSREEYDQLLASKEED